Proteins from a genomic interval of Chroococcidiopsis thermalis PCC 7203:
- a CDS encoding serine/threonine-protein kinase has protein sequence MNTSSSDPWIGRFIGDCRRYYLEQRIGAGGMGNVYLAMDTRLGQEVALKLLRDTLAVSIPLHKRFEREAMLCAALKSDHIVDISDYGVTEEGYPFYVMEYLVGETLGQLLRRETRLPVERTIEIACQVCAGLQLAHQGVRIRREGVVTTSDPIQIVHRDLKPDNIFLIPTALGELVKILDFGIAKIRDEALELTNLTSTFLGTFRYAAPEQLQIEKNIDGRADIYSLGMILYEMLSGSDPFGFGTEARKTSGVSWGIAHTSQMPQSLRSQPQCAHLSVELEAIVMRCLNKQPEQRFGSVMELSAALQSVLPTSLGHTAGFIHSQPTKEAIAPNSANSATDERKPTPPSVTSPSSNRTQTPQTRIFDLHQHQPKQYTPPAHRTDAINSNPTDSNPTDSRRAQQLSQTQVQNPSVEQNSREPQRTRRNLWLLSSAGFVLGVAGVTLVAGIFYLYFLLPQSKPPTQSPSTPPASPQPLEPW, from the coding sequence ATGAACACTTCAAGCTCAGATCCCTGGATCGGTCGTTTTATTGGCGATTGCCGACGCTATTATCTAGAACAGCGCATCGGTGCGGGTGGTATGGGTAACGTTTATCTAGCTATGGATACGCGGCTGGGACAGGAGGTAGCGCTGAAATTACTGAGAGACACGCTCGCTGTCTCGATTCCATTGCATAAACGTTTTGAGCGCGAGGCGATGCTTTGTGCTGCCCTCAAAAGCGACCATATTGTCGATATTAGTGACTACGGCGTGACGGAAGAGGGATACCCTTTCTACGTGATGGAATATCTCGTTGGCGAAACACTAGGGCAACTCCTACGACGAGAGACACGATTGCCTGTAGAACGAACGATTGAAATTGCCTGTCAAGTCTGTGCGGGACTGCAACTCGCTCACCAAGGTGTTAGGATTCGGCGTGAGGGAGTTGTCACCACGAGCGATCCGATCCAAATCGTTCACCGCGACCTCAAACCCGATAATATTTTTCTGATCCCAACCGCTTTAGGGGAGTTAGTTAAAATTCTCGATTTCGGGATTGCTAAAATTCGCGATGAAGCACTAGAGTTAACTAACCTGACTAGTACGTTCTTAGGCACGTTCCGCTACGCTGCACCAGAACAGTTACAAATAGAGAAAAACATCGACGGACGGGCAGATATTTACAGTTTGGGGATGATTCTCTACGAGATGCTGAGTGGTTCCGATCCATTTGGCTTCGGAACTGAAGCCCGCAAAACGAGTGGCGTGTCATGGGGAATTGCCCACACTTCCCAAATGCCTCAATCATTGCGATCGCAACCTCAATGCGCACACTTGTCGGTCGAGCTAGAAGCAATTGTCATGCGCTGTTTAAACAAGCAACCAGAGCAACGCTTTGGCTCAGTGATGGAATTGAGTGCGGCACTACAATCCGTGCTACCAACTTCTTTGGGGCATACTGCTGGTTTTATCCATTCTCAACCCACCAAGGAGGCGATCGCCCCAAATTCGGCAAACTCAGCTACAGATGAGAGAAAGCCTACACCGCCGTCAGTAACTTCCCCCTCGTCCAATCGAACTCAGACTCCTCAAACGCGCATATTCGATCTGCACCAACATCAACCCAAGCAGTATACGCCGCCAGCTCATCGCACCGATGCCATAAACTCGAATCCAACCGACTCGAATCCAACCGACTCAAGACGAGCGCAACAGTTGAGCCAAACTCAGGTGCAAAACCCTTCCGTTGAGCAAAATAGTCGCGAACCACAAAGAACTAGAAGAAACTTATGGTTATTGTCTAGTGCAGGCTTTGTGTTAGGAGTAGCAGGAGTGACACTTGTGGCTGGCATTTTCTATTTGTATTTTTTGCTACCTCAATCCAAGCCTCCAACTCAATCCCCTTCAACGCCACCCGCATCACCACAACCTCTGGAACCGTGGTAA